Part of the Geodermatophilus obscurus DSM 43160 genome is shown below.
CTGACCACCCCGGTCGACGTCGTCCTCGTGTGCGTCAAGGCCACCCACCTGGACGACGCCCTGGAGCGCGTGCCCGCCGACGTCCTGGGCGACGCGCTGGTCGTGCCGCTGCTCAACGGCGTCGAGCACGTCGGCCTGCTGCGCCGTCGCTACCCGGAGGCCGGCGTCGTCCCGGCGACGATCCGCGTCGAGAGCACCCGCACCGAGCCGGGCGTCGTCCGGCACGGGAGTCCGTTCGTGACCGTCGACCTCGTCGCCGTGGACGGGCTCGGGCAGCGGGTCCGGCGGCTGGCCGACGCCCTGCAGCAGGCCGGCGTCACCACGCGGGTCGGGGACGACGAGCAGGCCGCGCTGTGGGGCAAGCTGAACTTCCTGGCACCCCTGGCCCTCCTCACCACCGCGGCGCAGGCGACCGCCGGCGAGGTCCGCGAGTCCCGGCGGGAGGACCTGGTCGCGATCGTCGGCGAGGTCGCCGCCGTCGCCCGCGCCGAGGGTGCGCCCGCCGACGAGGAGCAGGTCGTCGACTTCTTCGACGGCGTCCCTGCGGGCATGCGCTCGTCGATGCAGCGGGACGCCGCCGCCGGCCGGCCGATCGAGCTCGACGCGATCGGCGGCGCGGTGGTCCGCGCGGCCACCCGGCACGGGGTCGCCGTCCCGGTCACCGCCCGCTACGTCGACGAGCTGCGGGAGCGCCACCCGGGCAGCTGACCGTCCTCCAGGGTCAGTGCGAACAGCACCCGGTGCAGGCCGGGCCCGTCGTGGTCGCGGTGCACCGGGACGCCGTCCACGACGCCGTCGCCGGGGACGACGGTG
Proteins encoded:
- a CDS encoding ketopantoate reductase family protein — protein: MSAVTDEQDALTGLRVAVLGPGGVGGLLAALLARAGASVTCLASAGTAERLRTAGVRVESGHFGDFTTPVDAAERLTTPVDVVLVCVKATHLDDALERVPADVLGDALVVPLLNGVEHVGLLRRRYPEAGVVPATIRVESTRTEPGVVRHGSPFVTVDLVAVDGLGQRVRRLADALQQAGVTTRVGDDEQAALWGKLNFLAPLALLTTAAQATAGEVRESRREDLVAIVGEVAAVARAEGAPADEEQVVDFFDGVPAGMRSSMQRDAAAGRPIELDAIGGAVVRAATRHGVAVPVTARYVDELRERHPGS